The Streptomyces kanamyceticus DNA segment TGCGCCTCGCCGTGCGAGAGCGGGCTGGCCCGGAAGCCGCGCCCGGCCAGGAGGTAGGAGGAGGTGACGGCGAAGTCGCCCTCGCCCTCGTTGATGTGGGTGGGTTCGTGGATCTCGGTGTAGCCGTGCGCCCTGAACCACTCCAGGTGGGCGGCGGCCTCCTCCTCGCGCTCGCGGTAGGCGAAGCGGGCGCCGAGCACGCGGCCCTCGACGACGGTCGCGCCGTTGGCGGCGTAGACCATGTCCGGCAGGCCGGTTCTGGGGGTGAGCTCCTCGACGGTGTGGCCGAGCGAGCGGTACACGTCGCGCAGGTCCTCCCACTGGGCGACGGCGAGCGGCACGTCGACCGGTTTGGCGGGATCCATCCAGGGGTTGATGGAGTACGTGACCTTGAAGTGTGCCGGTGGGCACATCAGATAGCGCCGGGGTGTGGCGCACCGAGGAGAGCGAGGAAAACGGGACAACGAAGGCTCCTCACGTACCGCAGGGTCGGATGCTGCCCCTGTCGGGGGCAGTTGCTGCCCATAGTGCGGTCTGAGGAGCCTTCGCGCTGTGCACCGAACGGGTGGTTGCGGCACCATCCGGCCTTTCACTCATGACCGGCCGTGCGTCCCGCGGCCTTCCCGCAGCTTGCGCAGCAGTTCGCGCTTCTGCTCCTGGGGGCTGAGACCGCCGCCGACCCGGCCGTCGCGGCCGCCGCCGCGCAGGTCCTTGCGGGAGAGATTGCTGCGCGTGCCGCCGACGCCCAGCATGTTTCCGGATCCGCCTCGCGTCATCGTCGTACCTCCGTGTCGGGGATGTGCCGGGGATGCATCAAGCGAGACGACTCGTCTCGCTTCGCCCTCCACTTTGAACGAGACGTATCGTCTTGTCAAGACGGAACGTCTCGCCTCGCTCGCTGCTACATTCGATGCCATGGCCCAGAAATCAGCCCCTGACTCCACGCGCCGCAGTGAACGCTCGCGCCGCGCGATCTACGACGCCGCCCTCGCCCTCGTCGGCGAGGTCGGCTACGGCAAGCTGACGATCGAGGCCATCGCGGCCCGCGCGGGCGTCGGCAAGCAGACGATCTACCGCTGGTGGTCCTCCAAGGGCGCCGTCCTGCTCGACGCCTTCCTCGACCTCGCCGAGCAGGCGTCCGTGGCCGCCAGCGAGAACGCGGGCCGGGACGAGACCGTCACCGAGATCCCGGACTCCGGCGACCTGGAGGCCGACCTCAAGTACGTGATGCGGGCCACCGTCGACGAGTTCAACGACCCCAAGTACGACGCCCCCTACCGCGCGCTCGCCGCCGAGGGGCTGCTCAACCCCGAGCTGGGCGCCGAGTTCGTGGAGAAGCTCCTGGAGCCGCAGCTCCAGCTCTTCGTGAAGCGCGTGCGCCAGGCCCAGGACGCGGGCCAGGTCGCGCCCGACGTCGACCCGCGCATCGCCCTCGAACTGTGGTCGAGCCCGCTCGCCCAGCGCTGGCTGATGCGATCGGGCCCGCTCACCCACGCCTACACGGACAAACTCGTCGAGTACGCGCTCCACGGCATCACGCCGCGCCCCGCCGCGTCCTGAGCGCGGCCGACGCCGACGCCTCGATCGGGGTGCGCGACAGGAGCCCCGGCGCGTCCGTGATGATGCCGTTGCAGCCGAGCCGCAGCGCCCGGTCGCGCTGCTTGGGCGTGGTCACCGTGTGCGCCCACACCCGGGGGATCCCCGAGTTCACCGCACGCAGGAGATCGCTGTCGCGTGCCTTGTAGTCCACGTCGAGCACGTCCACGTACGACGCCCAGTGCTCGGGCCTGTCCGCGCGCATCTGCGCCTTGGAGCGCCACAACTGCGCGAGCAGGCCCATCCGGTGGGCCTGCCGGGCCACCGCGGGGTTGTTGGAGTTCACGAAGACCGAGCGGGTCAGGCCGCGCGAGCGGATCAGCGTGGCCAGCCTCTTGAGGCTCTGCGGGTCCTTGGCCTCCAGCATCAGCATGATGCGCCCGCCGAACCGGTCGAGCACCTCCGCGACCGTCGGGGGGCGCTCCGGGATCCAGAACCCCGGCAGCTTCCTGCCGGGCCGCACCAGGACGTCCTGCCACGCGTCGCCGTCCAGCTCCCGCACCGGGCCCGTCTCGTACGTGGTGCGGTCCAGGGTCGCGTCGTGCATGACCACCAGCGTGCCGTCGCGCAGTATCCGGGTGTCGAAGTCGATGACCTGGGCGGTACCGCGTTCGTACGCCGCCGCGAGGCCCGACATGCTGTTCTCGGGCACCTCCAGGGCGCCGCCCCGGTGCGCGGTGTAGACGACGCCGGGGAGCGCGTCCACGGTCAGGGGGCCGCCGCCCCATTCGATCGGAGCAAGGAAGCCGCTCGGTGCCGTGAGGGTCAGCGCCGTGAGAGCTGTCAGCACAGTCCTGATGACCATGGCGACACCGTAGGGGAGTAAATCCCCTCTTAGTACGCAATGACGCGCGAAGTGATCCGGCGCCTTGGATCACCCCAGGTACCCCGGATGTGGGCTCCGGCCCCCCGGGGCGCAGGATGGTGGGACCATGGGTCATGCTTTCGGCACAACGGCGAGGTGAGGGGCTAGATGGGCGCGGAGTACGGTAGCCGGTCCGGCGTACAGGGCAGGATTTCCCAGTGGCTGCGTCGCCGCCCCAAGGACACCACGGCCGACGACCGGGCCCGCGAGGACCTGCTCCTGGCCGCAGCGGCGGCCGGACTGCCGCTCGCACCGGCCGCGTATCCCTCCGGCTACCGATGTTCCTGCGACCGGATCGGCTGTCCCACGCCCGCCAGGCACCCCGTCTCCTTCGCCTGGCAGACACAGTCCACGACCGACCGCGGCCAGATCGAGCGGTGGGCGCGCCACCAGCCCCAGGCCAACTTCATCACCGCCACCGGCATGGTCCACGACGTCCTCGACGTGCCGCTGAGCGCCGGGCGCGAGGCCCTGGAGCGGCTGCTCGCCGCCGGTATCGAGGTCGGTCCCGTCGCCGAGTCGGGTGACGACCGGATGCTCTTCCACACCGCCACCCGCGGCACCCCCGAGGACGAGGACGAGTGGTGGCCCTGTGAGCTCGACTGCCACCCCGAGACGATGGACGAGCACCCGGGGCTGCGCTGGCACTGCCGCGGTTCGTACGTCCTGGTGCCGCCCGCCAGGCTCCCCGGCGACCTGGGCATGCGCTGGGTGCGCGGCCCCGAGCACCCGCTGCCTGACCCGCTGACGCTCCTGGAGACGCTCACCGACGAGTGCGCCAGGGTCGCGGGCGAGCCGCAGGACGACGTCGCCGCCTGGCCCTCGCGCGGCTGAGACCGAGTACCGGCCGGGTGCCCTCAGGGGCCCTGGACGGCCTCCGAGGGCGGCCGCGGGGTCCTACTCGCCCCGGGCCCCCGTGAGCCCCTGGATGCGGCTCAGGAACGTCACCTTCTCGCCGCCCGACTTCCCGCCGCCAGACTTCTCCGGGTCGACGACCACCTGGTTGGACACCCTGGTCAGCGTCAGGGACTGCTTGACGTCGCCCTTGAGCAGTGCCTTCGCGTCCGCGTCGACCTTCGGGCTCAGGCCCTTGAACGCGGTCTGCCGCTCGTAGTGGCGGGTGGCGAAGAACACCAGCGCGCCGCCGTCCTCGGTGCGCAGCCCCAGCGGCGCGAACGTGCCGCCGTTCTGCGGCTCGTCGATGTACTGCACGGCCAGGCCCGCCCGCTCGGAGTTCCGGTCGCGGAACTCCTTCCAGCGCGTCGTGTGATCACCCGGCGCGAAGGCGTCGCCGCCGGACTTCAGGTACGACGTGTACTCCTTGCCGAGGTCGGACGGCGGGAGGGCGAGATCCTTCGCGCCCTCGGTCACCGGCTCCGCCCAGCCGTCCTTGTCCTTCTTCAGCTCGGGCAGCTGCCCCGGCGACACCAGGTTCAGATACGTCGCGCGCCACAGCTCGTCCGGGCCGTCCTTGGTGAAGACCCACAGCCAGCGCAGGTCCGCGCGGCGGCTGGCCTTGGAGTCGGCGAGGAACCAGCGCGGCCAGCCGGCCTTCTTCGGGATCGAGTACTTCACGTCCGTCAGTTCCAGCGGCACCGCGTTGGGGTTGCCGCCCGGGTGCTGGACGCCGCGCGACTTCAGGCCCGCCTGGTTGATGGCGCCGAGCGGACCGGTGATCCGGGAGGCGTCGAGGGCCGGGTCGTACGCCTTGTCGGCCTTGTTGTACGCGGTGAGGAAGTCCTTGAGGGCCTTGGCCGCCTCGGACTTGGTGGCCGAAGGCACGACCTCACGCTCGCCGTGCACGGTCACGCACCCGCTCGCCGCCAGCGCCAGAGCCGTCACCGCCGCCGACGCCATGAGAGGCCGACCGAGACCGCGAACCCTGCGAACCTTGCTCATCGGAATTCCTTCACCTACCCCTTCCCGGGGCCGAACCTTATCGGGCCCGGGAAAAGGGCGTTCGGCGCGGGTCAGATCTCCTGGAGGAGCATCCCGTCGACCCAGCCGCGCTTGCTGGTGCCCGGCAGGTCGCCGTAGTACCACTGGGTGCCGCGCTTGACCGTGTAGCAGCGGACGTAGACCTGGTCGAACCACTCCAGGTGCTTGCGCTTGCTGTAGCTGTTGCCGGGGCCCGAGCGGGCGGTGGCGCCGACGTTGATGACCATCATCTTGTGGTTCTTGACGTTCTTGGTGCAGGCGCTGCCGCCGACCGCGGAGGCCGCGGGGGCGGTCATGAGCGAGGCGCCGAGTGCCACGGCGGTGGCCGCCGTCAGCGTGGCGATGCTCTTCCCGAAGCGGGAGTTACGCATGGGGGGATCCTCGGATGTCGAACAACTGGTGAACGGCGATCATAGGCACGGGAGTTCGGGCCGCGACCTGTGGGGTCAGCCCTGTTCCGGAACCGTTGCTTTCGCCGGTGCCGGGGCCTTGTCGCGGGCCGTCCGCCGCGTCGGCGCGAAGAAGAACAGCAGCGTCGGCACCAGGTACAGCAGCCAGACCACGACCTGCAGCACCGTCGGGTCGGGCTGGAAGTTGAAGACGCCCTTCAGGAGCGTGCCGTACCAGCTGTCCGGCGGGATCGTCGCGCTGATGTCGAACGCCTTGTCCCGCAGACCGCCGATGAACTCCGCCTCCTGGAGGTCGTGCACGCCGTACGCGAGGACGCCCGCCGCCACCACGACCAGCATCGCGCCGGTCCAGGTGAAGAACTTCGCGAGGTTGATGCGGACCGTGCCCTTGTAGAACAGCCAGCCGAGCGCGACCGCGGTGAGCAGCCCCAGGACCACGCCGATCAGCGGCGCGTGCGAGCCGTCGCTGGAGGCGCGCACCGACGCCCAGACGAACAGGGCCGTCTCCAGGCCCTCCCGGCCCACCGCGAGGAACGCGGTCGCCACCAGCGCGGCCGTGCCCATCTGCAGGGCCGCGTCCAGCTTGGCGCCCAGCTCGGCCTTCAAGTGCCGCGCGGTGCGCCGCATCCAGAAGACCATCCACGTCACCAGGCCCACCGCGACGATCGACAGGGAGCCGCCGAGCGCCTCCTGCGCCTCGAACGTCAGCTCCTGCGAGCCGAAGGTGAGCGCGCAGCCGAAGCCGAGCGCGAGCGCCACCGCGACGCCGATGCCGACCCAGATGGGCAGGAGCGCGTCCCGCCGCCCGGTCTTCACCAGGTACGCGATGAGGATGCAGACGACCAGGCTGGCCTCCAGGCCCTCGCGCAGGCCGATCAGATAGTTGCCGAACATCGGCTCACGCCTCCCGGGTGAACAGGCCCTTGCCCCACCAGTCGTCCTTGCCGCGGACGCCCGGCGGGACCGCGAAGACCGCGGAACCCACGTGCTGGATGTACTCGTTGAGCGCGTCGGAGCGCGCCAGACTGCGCTGCACCGGGATGAAGCCCTCGCGGACGTCCCGCTGGTAGGCGAGGAAGAACAGGCCCGCGTCCAGGCGGCCGAGGCCGTCGGTGCCGTCCGTGAAGGAGTAGCCGCGGCGCAGGATCGTCGCCCCGTGGTTGGCGTCGGGGTGGGCGAGGCGGACGTGCGCGTCCGGCTTCATCGCCTTCAGGAAGGGCTCGTCGCGCTCCTTGGCCTTGCCGACGGGGGCGCCCTCGCCCTTGTCGCGGCCGAAGACGTCCTCCTGCTCCTGCAGCGAGGTCCTGTCCCACGTCTCGATGTTCATCCGGATCCGGCGTGCCACCAGGTAGGAGCCGCCCGTCATCCAGCCGGGGCCGTCCTTCTCGCCGACCCACACGTGCTTGACGAGCGCGTCGGTGTC contains these protein-coding regions:
- the ddaH gene encoding dimethylargininase encodes the protein MSRFPRSPRCATPRRYLMCPPAHFKVTYSINPWMDPAKPVDVPLAVAQWEDLRDVYRSLGHTVEELTPRTGLPDMVYAANGATVVEGRVLGARFAYREREEEAAAHLEWFRAHGYTEIHEPTHINEGEGDFAVTSSYLLAGRGFRASPLSHGEAQEFFGRPVIGLDLVDPRYYHLDTALAVLDDAADDVMYYPPAFSPGSRTVLERLFPDALIAEEPDAVALGLNAVSDGLHVLLPQAAIGLFEPLRERGYEPVGVDLGELLKGGGSVKCCTQELRT
- a CDS encoding DUF6243 family protein produces the protein MTRGGSGNMLGVGGTRSNLSRKDLRGGGRDGRVGGGLSPQEQKRELLRKLREGRGTHGRS
- a CDS encoding TetR/AcrR family transcriptional regulator, with translation MAQKSAPDSTRRSERSRRAIYDAALALVGEVGYGKLTIEAIAARAGVGKQTIYRWWSSKGAVLLDAFLDLAEQASVAASENAGRDETVTEIPDSGDLEADLKYVMRATVDEFNDPKYDAPYRALAAEGLLNPELGAEFVEKLLEPQLQLFVKRVRQAQDAGQVAPDVDPRIALELWSSPLAQRWLMRSGPLTHAYTDKLVEYALHGITPRPAAS
- a CDS encoding glycerophosphodiester phosphodiesterase; this encodes MVIRTVLTALTALTLTAPSGFLAPIEWGGGPLTVDALPGVVYTAHRGGALEVPENSMSGLAAAYERGTAQVIDFDTRILRDGTLVVMHDATLDRTTYETGPVRELDGDAWQDVLVRPGRKLPGFWIPERPPTVAEVLDRFGGRIMLMLEAKDPQSLKRLATLIRSRGLTRSVFVNSNNPAVARQAHRMGLLAQLWRSKAQMRADRPEHWASYVDVLDVDYKARDSDLLRAVNSGIPRVWAHTVTTPKQRDRALRLGCNGIITDAPGLLSRTPIEASASAALRTRRGAA
- a CDS encoding bifunctional DNA primase/polymerase encodes the protein MGAEYGSRSGVQGRISQWLRRRPKDTTADDRAREDLLLAAAAAGLPLAPAAYPSGYRCSCDRIGCPTPARHPVSFAWQTQSTTDRGQIERWARHQPQANFITATGMVHDVLDVPLSAGREALERLLAAGIEVGPVAESGDDRMLFHTATRGTPEDEDEWWPCELDCHPETMDEHPGLRWHCRGSYVLVPPARLPGDLGMRWVRGPEHPLPDPLTLLETLTDECARVAGEPQDDVAAWPSRG
- the efeU gene encoding iron uptake transporter permease EfeU, whose translation is MFGNYLIGLREGLEASLVVCILIAYLVKTGRRDALLPIWVGIGVAVALALGFGCALTFGSQELTFEAQEALGGSLSIVAVGLVTWMVFWMRRTARHLKAELGAKLDAALQMGTAALVATAFLAVGREGLETALFVWASVRASSDGSHAPLIGVVLGLLTAVALGWLFYKGTVRINLAKFFTWTGAMLVVVAAGVLAYGVHDLQEAEFIGGLRDKAFDISATIPPDSWYGTLLKGVFNFQPDPTVLQVVVWLLYLVPTLLFFFAPTRRTARDKAPAPAKATVPEQG